From the genome of candidate division TA06 bacterium, one region includes:
- a CDS encoding S8 family serine peptidase, translated as MKRALSVIFILVLAVSQALATDPSVLKMRIGAFSTKSGMPSYKNLGLERTAKADGPDYYIVQFTGPVLDAWRDQVVRAGGKVFDYLPNYAHIVKMTPQVKAVVEKMPMVQFVGYNQPAFRISPKLLEAPTPYSLDEPGRIMLNIVTFEVADAKPVRERITAKKEVRYLQHGENIVQVSIPADQSIEIAKEIANYPEVYWVERYFQPTLHNAWSRWINQSLDSTGMRAAADSWKSKLTNNTADDSLKMPIYKRGLYGQGQIVGDDDTGMDWDNIYFRDASLKPLYDKNKDTIVDFQNAHRKIVSYNVHADTFDLTSSGHGSHTSGSIGADSLGWLTTQASLPRAMGMAPKCRIAFTDIGGASDALVLPTNYADIYIWEYNAGARVTSSSWGQSAGGASSYTINCRQLDTVAWAHQDLVMFRSAGNDNTSGDRVNSPATSKNIVCVGASESGFGSTATTWAVNGTADRNELLDVAEFSSHGPTDEGLRRPAILGCGGWYIWSVDSDGSLTTNNTGIVTMGGTSMSTPTMAGMGAQVRQYLTEGWWKTGTKVAGDAIAAPKGALIKSLMMLATRNFNGAYSIDAIGQTGTQNVPSQGQGWGGVVLDDALYFSGDARKLKIDDAKTFTTTGQTYSYTISTGTSTTEPLKIVLAYYDYPSASPSTDISVNNLNLTVTDGTNTYLGNVFGQPASNGFSITGGTADTVNPEEVVWLAPASSKASRTFTVTVTAAAINRGPQPFAITAAGDIISSTNFRDALAVSFAGMNLMASSDGVNLTWRTESEQECLRWEIERSENADQGFVTVGKVDGGGTTSQPKNYSYTDNTITAKGEYYYRLAEIGANGSTTYYGPMSIGFGGDIPAAYMLAQSIPNPTIGSTNISFALKRSGNTS; from the coding sequence ATGAAACGAGCTCTGTCGGTAATCTTCATCCTGGTATTGGCCGTTTCCCAGGCACTGGCTACCGATCCCAGCGTTCTAAAGATGCGGATCGGCGCTTTCTCCACCAAAAGCGGAATGCCTTCCTACAAGAACCTGGGTCTGGAGCGGACGGCCAAGGCCGACGGTCCGGACTATTACATCGTTCAGTTCACCGGTCCGGTGCTGGACGCCTGGCGCGACCAGGTGGTGCGGGCCGGGGGCAAGGTTTTTGACTACCTCCCCAACTATGCCCACATCGTTAAAATGACCCCCCAGGTGAAGGCTGTAGTGGAAAAGATGCCCATGGTCCAGTTTGTGGGATACAACCAGCCGGCTTTCCGCATCAGCCCCAAATTGCTGGAAGCTCCAACCCCATATTCATTGGATGAGCCGGGACGGATCATGCTGAACATCGTTACCTTTGAAGTGGCCGACGCCAAACCGGTCAGAGAACGGATCACCGCCAAGAAAGAAGTCCGCTACCTTCAGCACGGCGAGAACATAGTACAGGTATCCATTCCAGCCGACCAGTCAATAGAGATCGCCAAAGAGATCGCCAATTATCCCGAGGTTTACTGGGTTGAACGCTATTTTCAGCCTACCCTGCACAACGCCTGGAGCCGCTGGATCAACCAGAGCTTGGACTCCACCGGCATGAGGGCGGCCGCTGATTCCTGGAAATCAAAGCTGACCAACAATACCGCCGACGATTCCCTGAAAATGCCCATTTACAAACGCGGATTGTACGGCCAGGGCCAGATTGTAGGAGACGATGATACCGGCATGGACTGGGACAACATCTATTTCCGGGATGCTTCATTAAAACCTTTATATGACAAGAACAAAGACACCATAGTTGATTTTCAAAACGCCCACCGAAAAATAGTTTCCTACAATGTTCATGCCGATACCTTCGACCTGACCTCTTCCGGTCACGGCAGCCATACCAGCGGCTCAATCGGCGCCGACAGCCTGGGATGGCTGACCACCCAAGCCTCACTGCCCCGGGCCATGGGAATGGCCCCCAAATGCCGGATAGCCTTTACCGATATCGGCGGAGCCAGCGATGCCTTGGTATTGCCCACCAACTATGCCGACATATACATCTGGGAATACAACGCCGGGGCCAGGGTTACTTCTTCCTCCTGGGGGCAAAGCGCCGGCGGGGCCTCTAGTTATACCATAAACTGCCGCCAGCTTGATACCGTGGCCTGGGCTCACCAGGACCTGGTGATGTTCCGTTCTGCCGGTAACGACAATACTTCGGGAGACCGGGTAAACTCGCCAGCTACTTCCAAGAACATCGTCTGCGTTGGCGCCAGCGAATCAGGATTCGGCTCCACCGCCACCACCTGGGCGGTCAACGGTACTGCCGACCGCAATGAACTTTTGGATGTGGCCGAGTTTTCCTCCCACGGTCCGACCGACGAGGGCCTGAGGAGGCCGGCCATACTGGGTTGCGGCGGATGGTACATTTGGTCGGTGGATTCTGACGGCAGTTTGACCACAAACAACACCGGCATTGTAACCATGGGCGGAACTTCCATGTCCACTCCCACCATGGCCGGCATGGGAGCCCAGGTGCGGCAGTATCTTACCGAGGGTTGGTGGAAGACCGGAACCAAGGTGGCCGGAGACGCCATTGCCGCTCCCAAAGGAGCCTTGATCAAATCGCTGATGATGCTGGCTACCCGGAACTTTAACGGTGCCTATTCCATAGACGCCATCGGCCAGACCGGAACCCAGAACGTGCCTTCGCAGGGCCAGGGCTGGGGCGGAGTGGTGCTGGATGACGCTCTCTATTTCTCGGGCGACGCCCGCAAGCTGAAGATAGACGATGCCAAGACCTTCACCACCACCGGGCAGACCTATTCCTATACCATCAGCACCGGCACTTCCACCACCGAGCCCTTAAAGATAGTATTAGCTTATTACGATTATCCTTCGGCCTCGCCCAGCACCGACATCTCGGTCAACAATCTTAACCTGACCGTGACCGATGGCACCAACACATACTTGGGCAATGTCTTTGGCCAGCCGGCCAGCAACGGCTTTTCCATCACCGGCGGCACTGCCGATACAGTGAACCCGGAAGAAGTGGTCTGGCTGGCCCCGGCCTCCTCCAAGGCCAGCAGAACCTTTACCGTAACCGTCACCGCCGCCGCCATCAACCGCGGGCCCCAGCCTTTTGCCATCACCGCCGCCGGCGACATCATCTCCAGTACCAACTTCCGGGACGCCCTGGCGGTCAGCTTTGCCGGCATGAACCTGATGGCTTCCTCCGACGGGGTGAACCTTACCTGGCGGACCGAGAGCGAACAGGAATGTTTGCGCTGGGAAATTGAGCGGTCGGAAAATGCCGATCAGGGCTTTGTCACCGTGGGCAAGGTTGACGGAGGTGGAACAACCTCCCAGCCGAAGAATTACAGTTATACCGACAATACCATCACCGCCAAGGGCGAGTATTATTACCGCCTGGCCGAGATCGGCGCCAACGGCAGCACAACGTACTACGGTCCGATGAGCATAGGCTTTGGCGGGGACATCCCGGCCGCCTATATGCTGGCCCAGAGCATACCGAACCCGACGATTGGCAGCACCAACATCAGCTTTGCCCTTAAAAGATCTGGGAACACCAGC
- a CDS encoding immune inhibitor A produces the protein MPEKTVYGDGNSGTVEIIGCGVFCHEFGHALGLPDLYDTGGYGEGLGNWSAMAAGSWGGNGLTNATPVCLDVWCKRFLGWIVPFNVTQNGSYNFSATLSDSHRTTARVSKLGLLTNTQFWLIEDRRSAATGPVSGVAWDQNIYSSGLAIYHIDSTYTTTTYLNANTVNNAGSRALGVALEETDQTAATYVSELYNGTNRGDAADMWNSTNQANFDSTGTAYPITYLNNGTSRSGTAIRKIPAAGKSGDIAKAMLCTLYVIPAGPLGVNLSQFTATTGQYGITLNWRTESEMESYAWAIERTNGPAENYQTVANLPSYGTTNTAHDYSFTDYSPELTSGVYYYRLIQSDASGDQNSFGPLEVSYIKPGPAALGYALMPAFPNPSQGGVSFKYSLKQAGQTSIKVYNLLGMEVQTLSEGWKEAGMHPAMWNGKDRQGKLSANGVYFYKLVSGNFTATKKITILR, from the coding sequence ATGCCCGAAAAGACCGTTTACGGCGACGGCAACAGCGGAACGGTTGAGATCATCGGGTGCGGTGTATTTTGCCACGAATTCGGACATGCCTTGGGGTTACCGGATCTTTACGACACTGGTGGTTACGGTGAAGGATTAGGCAACTGGTCAGCTATGGCCGCCGGTTCCTGGGGTGGTAATGGTTTGACAAACGCTACTCCGGTATGTCTGGATGTATGGTGCAAGAGGTTTTTGGGCTGGATAGTGCCTTTTAATGTCACCCAGAACGGATCATACAATTTCAGCGCCACACTGTCCGATTCCCACCGCACTACCGCCAGGGTTTCCAAGCTTGGCCTTCTGACCAACACCCAGTTCTGGCTGATAGAGGATCGTCGGTCTGCCGCCACCGGCCCGGTCAGCGGAGTGGCTTGGGACCAGAATATTTACAGCTCTGGTCTGGCCATATACCATATCGATAGTACATATACTACGACTACCTATCTGAATGCCAATACGGTAAATAATGCCGGATCGCGGGCCTTGGGCGTGGCCTTGGAGGAAACCGACCAAACTGCGGCTACCTATGTTTCGGAATTATATAACGGCACTAACCGGGGCGATGCCGCAGACATGTGGAACAGCACCAACCAGGCCAATTTCGACAGCACAGGTACCGCGTACCCCATCACCTATCTCAACAACGGCACCAGCCGTTCAGGGACAGCGATCCGAAAGATACCGGCGGCCGGCAAGAGCGGGGACATAGCCAAAGCCATGCTCTGCACATTATATGTGATCCCGGCCGGGCCTTTGGGGGTGAACCTTTCCCAGTTCACAGCGACTACCGGGCAGTACGGCATTACCCTGAACTGGCGGACCGAAAGCGAAATGGAAAGCTATGCTTGGGCTATTGAACGTACAAATGGTCCGGCGGAGAATTACCAGACCGTTGCTAACCTGCCTTCCTACGGCACCACCAACACCGCCCATGATTACAGTTTTACCGACTACTCCCCGGAACTGACCTCGGGAGTTTATTACTATCGGTTGATCCAGTCTGATGCTTCGGGCGACCAGAATTCTTTCGGTCCGCTGGAGGTCAGCTATATTAAGCCAGGCCCAGCAGCGCTGGGATACGCACTAATGCCAGCTTTTCCCAATCCATCCCAGGGCGGGGTCAGTTTTAAATATTCCCTAAAGCAAGCTGGACAGACCAGCATCAAGGTCTATAACCTGCTTGGAATGGAAGTGCAGACGCTGAGCGAAGGGTGGAAAGAAGCAGGCATGCATCCGGCAATGTGGAACGGCAAGGACCGTCAGGGAAAGTTATCAGCCAATGGAGTGTATTTCTATAAATTAGTTTCCGGTAATTTCACTGCCACCAAAAAAATAACCATCCTGCGATAG
- a CDS encoding immune inhibitor A translates to MNKIMTTLFMCLFLTTGLLQAMPPREGIVLDKEQMELMQKLGIDSPKNGILQSEIKLGRTKISGNRNYPVVTGDFTDTVHIYTNAAMQTNLFNTGAGVKSVNNYYRDMSYNAMSCSGSVFNWVSSGNTRAYFGNNAGGLTDGTTKNTYEFILKTLQACDAAVNFANPSFDSNNDDTVDVLWVIHAGRGREETGLNADIHSHSFWLTGFTGGVPYVTGDVNSRGKNVRINI, encoded by the coding sequence ATGAATAAAATTATGACAACGTTGTTTATGTGTCTTTTCCTGACAACAGGGTTATTGCAAGCCATGCCGCCCCGGGAGGGGATTGTTCTGGATAAAGAACAAATGGAATTGATGCAAAAACTGGGCATTGATTCCCCGAAGAACGGAATCTTGCAGAGTGAGATCAAACTTGGCAGGACAAAAATATCGGGAAATCGCAATTATCCGGTGGTTACCGGCGATTTTACCGATACTGTGCATATCTATACCAATGCCGCGATGCAAACTAATCTGTTCAATACTGGTGCCGGGGTAAAGTCGGTTAATAACTATTATCGGGATATGTCCTATAATGCCATGAGCTGTTCGGGCAGCGTGTTTAACTGGGTCTCCAGTGGCAATACCAGGGCTTACTTCGGAAATAACGCTGGAGGTTTGACAGACGGCACAACCAAAAACACCTATGAGTTCATTCTAAAAACGCTTCAAGCCTGCGATGCTGCTGTTAATTTTGCCAATCCCAGTTTTGATTCCAATAATGATGATACCGTAGATGTTTTGTGGGTTATTCATGCCGGAAGGGGACGCGAAGAAACCGGATTAAATGCTGATATCCATTCGCATAGTTTTTGGCTTACCGGCTTTACAGGTGGTGTCCCGTATGTTACCGGAGATGTGAACTCGCGCGGAAAAAATGTCCGGATAAATATATAA